One window from the genome of Phaseolus vulgaris cultivar G19833 unplaced genomic scaffold, P. vulgaris v2.0 scaffold_12, whole genome shotgun sequence encodes:
- the LOC137816891 gene encoding uncharacterized protein, giving the protein MAQVLEMMRTLQDNVAASRMEQERMQADLAASQSRNEELDRVNEELRKALQAQKERAAEERVAPPPSPPRTFPMPFSLEIMSAVVPPNLVGVKALFTGVEDPETHLTAFHTQMMLSGGSDVVYCKLFMSTLSGIALEWFMSLPDGHITSFQQFSKLFMEQYIVNRAPPVVSYDLFDVRQNQGESLRDYLSRFGAQVVRLPSKDEDMLVHAFKKGVLPGPFSESLIRNHPNTFAEIRRRAVAHIVAETEVSEKRGSAIPVKSRGGPSRSQQPMRVHEAKEGKKAQGKPRPYGPGKDQGRGRARESHAPPRFDFVVEVAELIGIPAIAALLRAPEKTDKVLGRKKNVWCEFHSLHSCLALGHQLAELVKNGF; this is encoded by the coding sequence ATGGCGCAGGTCTTGGAAATGATGCGAACGCTGCAAGACAATGTGGCAGCGTCGAGAAtggaacaagaaaggatgcaagcgGATTTGGCTGCATCACAGAGCAGAAACGAGGAGTTAGACAGAGTGAATGAAGAGTTGCGCAAGGCGCTGCAAGCGCAGAAGGAACGCGCAGCGGAGGAAAGGGTGGCGCCGCCGCCGTCTCCCCCCAGGACTTTCCCCATGCCTTTCTCATTGGAGATTATGAGCGCGGTGGTGCCACCAAACTTGGTAGGGGTGAAAGCCTTGTTTACCGGggtggaggacccagagacgcatcTGACAGCTtttcacacccagatgatgctctctGGGGGTTCGGATGTGGTGTAttgcaagctgttcatgagcaccttgaGTGGAATTGCTTTGGAGTGGTTCATGAGCCTACCAGATGGCCACATCACCTCGTTTCAGCAATTCTCTAAGTTGTTCATGGAGCAGTATATCGTGAACAGGGCACCCCCAGTGGTGTCGTATGACTTGTTCGACGTGCGACAAAACCAAGgcgagtccctcagggactaccttaGTCGTTTTGGAGCTCAGGTGGTGAGGCTGCCTAgtaaagatgaagatatgctggtgcatgcgTTCAAGAAAGGGGTTCTGCCGGGCCCTTTCAGTGAATCGTTGATCAGAAATCACCCCAACACCTTTGCGGAGATTAGGCGTCGTGCTGTGGCGCACATAGTAGCGGAGAcggaggtttctgagaagaggggaagcgcgATCCCGGTCAAGTCGCGCGGAGGACCGAGCAGGTCTCAGCAGCcgatgagggtgcatgaggccaaagaagGAAAGAAGGCTCAGGGGAAGCCTCGCCCTTACGGGCCTGGGAAGGATCAGGGTAGGGGGCGCGCGAGGGAGAGTCATGCGCCCCCCAGGTTTGACTTCGTGGTGGAAGTGGCGGAGCTGATCGGTATTCCAGCCATAGCGGCGCTGTTGCGAGCACCAgagaagactgacaaggtgctgggaagGAAAAAGAAtgtgtggtgtgagtttcactcACTCCACTCTTGCTTagcgttgggacaccaactcgCGGAGTTGGTAAAAAATGGCTTTTAG